The Melospiza georgiana isolate bMelGeo1 chromosome 1, bMelGeo1.pri, whole genome shotgun sequence genome contains the following window.
CTTTCCCTGTAGTGCAGGCAGCGTGCAGGATGGACTGACATCCAGCTAGCagttatttatatatatttttttcattctttacaGTGTTTTAGAGTCGGTTTTTAAAGTTTTCCCAGCTCCTACAGCTGTGTGGAGGGGTCAGGGGGTTTTGGGAGGTCACTGTGGCGAGAACATCTCATTCCTGTACAGCTCTGACTGCTTTGGGAGCTGGTGGTGGTTTGAGCAGTCCGACCCCTCCTTTGCAGCTGTTTTGAAGTGGAGCTTGTGCCCTGTGTTCATACACCTCTGGAGGTGATGGATGACTGAATGAATGGGTTTCAAAgccacagggatggggagtccTTTCTTGGGGAGGTAATTCAGCTGCATGAATCTACACTGTAATTCAGGCAGTGTGCAGAATGGACTGACGTTCAGCTAGCACtgatttatatattttcattgATTGGTGCATTTTAGAGTCGGTTTTTAAAGTTTTCCCAGTTCCTACAGCTGTATGGAGGGGTCAGGGGGTTTTGGGAAATCACTGTGGTGAGAACATCTCATCCCTGTACAGCTTTAGGAGCTGTTGGTGGTTTGAGCAGTCCAACCCCTCCTTTGCAGCTGTTTTGAAGTGGAGCTTGTGCCCTGTGTTCATACACCTCTGGAGGTGATGGATGACTGAATGAATGGGTTTCAAAgccacagggatggggagatAATTCAGCTGCATGAATCTACACTGTAGTTCAGGAAGCGTGCAGAATGGACTGAGATCCCACTCCCAGCCAGCactgatttatatttttttcattctttggcATGTTTTATACTCAGCTTTTAAAGTTTTCCCAGTTCCTACAGCTGTGCCTGTGGTTGTGTGGAGGGGTCAGGGGGTTTTGGGTGGTCACTGTGGTCAGAAAATCTCATTCCTGTACTGCTTTAGGAACTGGTGGTGGTTTGAGCAGTCCAACCCCTCCTTTGTAGCTGTTTTGAAGTGCAGCTTGTACCCTGTGTGTGTTCATACAACTCTGGAGGTGATGAATGACTGAATGAATGGGTTTCAAAGCCACAGGGATGAGGAATCCTTTCTAGGGGAGATATTTAAGCTACATGAACCACCTCATCTaatccctctgcctgctgcagatcCACCCAGATGGGTTTATTTTTCACCCAGACTGCATAACTTTCACACTGCACAGAGGAACTGGTGGAAAGATGcaaaaatctgtgttttgtgCTTTGATGGCTGGGGTTATGAGGAGAGGAGCCTTTTCCTAGTGCCAGTTCAGCACTGTGAACAAGTCTTTCCTTGAAagcttgttttatttataaTCAATCCCAAAACATCATGGAATGTTGTTAACCCCCCATCCAAgcaattaaaaacattaaaatccCACAGTTTGGGATTTGTAACCAGTCAATCCTAAACCCCACTGGAAGTTTAACCAAACTGGTTTGTAGGGAGGGGATTTTTACCTCGTTTCCTTCGGCTCCTGCTCTCAGATCCAGTGCCAGGGGGGCAGACAGGGGTGTGTTTTGGTAAAAACCACATTCCAACCCCCAAAAATCATAGGATTTTGAGATTTTATGATCATTTTCCCCACTCAGCCATGCTCACCAAGGTGTGACCCCTCACAGGAGGGTGCCAGGGTGCAGCAAGAGCTCGGGGCTGTTTCCTGCAGATGTTCCTGCAGATCCAGATGTGCAcagagggctgggcagcagggcagcggcagcacccacagctcagggtggagctggcagccagggaTGTTCTGCTCAAAGCAACAACCCCTCACTTCTGATATTTTacaatttccttccttttccttggcTCAGGAGATTTGGGAGCACCTCATTGGGTCCTCCTTCCTACAATGTGTCCCCTAGAGGAGACAGGGGGTGCTTTGCTAGCAACCCTGACAAATACCACTTCAAAACTGGAATATTTCCTCCAAAATTGGTGAAAACCTTGGTcagacccccccccccccctgccccagcacacagctcctgggaggTGCGTTGGAGCTTTGGGAATTGTGTCCATGATTAACACTTGTGAATTATGAAAACGGTGAATTATCCTCGGTGTAAGCTTCAGAAACCCTTTGGGCAGCACTGAAATTTGGATGAACAGGATTCAAAGTGCATTTCTAAGAACAATTTTGGGCTTGCAGCTGATTTGGAGTGCAGATGGGAGCTGGTGGGGGGTTGGACACCTGTATGGGGCCAGCCAGGGTTGGGCAGCATCCAACCTTGCCTGATCCAGCCCAGGATGCTCCACAGGCAGATGCACCATGCCCCACacccagcaggaccttcccttcccagacgCCATCAGCTGGAGCTTGGCTGAGAGCCTGGATTAACTCTGCAAATCCTTTAACACCCCAATTTACCCTTATCTGAATGTGAACACCACAGAGGGAGAGTTAAATACAGGGAACTTCCCCATCTCACCCCCGAATAAACCAAATTTCCTCAGTAAATAAAGATTATCTCAGTGGGCATCACTTCCCATGTCCTGCAGTGGCTGAATTGACCAAGGCATCACTTttggggcaggagaggaggattctgctcccagcagctttgAGGGTTGGTGGCACAGAGGAGAATTTCCCACTTTTGCTGGTTGATGAcccagctgtgcctcagtttccccagcagggccttcccttcccagccccacatcaGTTGAGTGCCTGGATTAATTCTACAAATCATTTAACACCTCAATTTTCTCACTTCTGAATGTGAAAACGACAAAGGAAGAGTTAAATACTCTTTAGGGTGTACCCACTGGAAGGAAGCAAAAAAAGGCACTCAAACAGGGAACTTCCCCCTCTCACCCCTGAATAAACCAAAATTCCTCAGTAAATAAAGAATGTCTCAGTGGGCATCACTTTCCATGTCCTGCAGTGGCTGAATTGTCCTACCTGCAACCAAGGCATCACTTTTGGGTCAGGAGAGGGGgattctgctcccagcagctttgAGGGTTGGTGGCAGAGAGGAGAATTTCCCCACTTCTCCTTCTGGTTGATGAcccagctgtgcctcagtttccccagcagggccttcccttcccagcccctaTCAGCTGAGTGCCTGGATTAACTCTGCAAATCATTTAACACCCCAATTTACCCTTATCTGAATGTGAACACCACAGAGGGAGAGTTAAATACAGGGAACTTCCCCATCTCACCCCCGAATAAACCAAATTTCCTCAGTAAATAAAGATTATCTCAGTGGGCATCACTTCCCATGTCCTGCAGTGGCTGAATTGACCAAGGCATCACTtttggggcaggagagggggattctgctcccagcagctttgAGGGTTGATGGCACAGAGGAGAATTTCCCACTTTTGCTGGTTGATGAcccagctgtgcctcagtttccccagcagggtcttcccttcccagccccacatcaGTTGAGTGCCTGGATTAATTCTGCAAATCATTTAACACCTCAATTTGCCCTTATCTGAATGTGAACATGACAGAGAAAGAGTTAAATACCCTTTAGGGTGTACCCACTGTAAGGAAGCAAAAAAAGGCACTCAAACAGGGAACTTCCCCCTCTCACCCCTGAATAAACCAAATTTCCTCAGTAAATAAAGAATGTCTCAGTGGGCATCACTTTCCATGTCCTGCAGTGGCTGAATTGTCCCACCTGCAACCAAGGCATCACTTTTGGGTCAGGAGAGGGGgattctgctcccagcagctttgAGGGTTGGTGGCAGAGAGGAGAATTTCCCCACTTCTCCTTCTGGTTGATGAcccagctgtgcctcagtttccccagcagggccttcccttcccagcccctaTCAGTTGAGTGCCTGGATTGACTCTGCAAATCCTTTAACACCCCAATTTACCCTTATCTGAATGTGAACACCACAGAGGAAGAGTTAAATACAGGGAACTTCCCCATCTCACCCCCGAATAAACCAGATTTCCTCAGTAAATAAAGATTATCTCAGTGGGCATCACTTCCCATGTCCTGCAGTGGCTGAATTGACCAAGGCATCACTtttggggcaggagagggggattctgctcccagcagctttgAGGGTTGATGGCAGAGAGGAGAATTTCCCACTTTTGCTGGTTGATGAcccagctgtgcctcagtttccccagccccagcacaggaagagcacCATCTGTGGTGCCGTGAGCTCTCCCCCAGCCCGGCTGTGTGAAGACTCGGGGGTTTGCGTTCACAGGGGATTTGTTTGATCTGGAAATAGCAGGGTTAGAAAATTCCATCTGCGCGAACCAAAGCAGCGCTGCTTGGCTCCTCTCCgggggagcagtgggagcagagctgcattCCAGGAGGGCTGGATGTGGAGATCAGAGCGGGGCACgtttcccttcctgctgctgtgctcccacCACGGAAACCCCACAGCGAAATTTGTGTCTCCAGTGGTGCCAAGCCAGGCTGGTGTCTCGTGGCATCACCACggcaggctggatggggctggagcaacctggtctaagagatgtccctgcccatggaataggatctttagggtcccttccaaccccccaaaaattaTAGAATTTTGAGATTTTATGAGCATTTTCCCCACTCAGCCTTTTCCCCACCCAGCGTGGAGATTTATGGTTGATGCCCTTCTTGCACATAGGAAAACagcctcttctcttctcttctcttctcttctcttctcttctcttctcttctcttctcttctcttctcttctcttctcttctcttctcttctcttctcttctcttctcttctcttctcttctcttctcttctcttctcttctcttctcttcctcttcctcttcctcttcctcttcccttccctcttttcTCGGGGTGCAGGTGTTTTCCCTACTGCTCTCATCTCTCAGTATCTGTGCCAGCCAAGCAGTGAGATCCCTCCTGTCTTTGGTGCTGCCTGAGGTCACCCAAGGAACTCTCTGTATGTTAAGCTAAACACGAAATGCTCGTTACAAGCTcttcctccccagctgtccAGGTCTCCTAACAAATCCATGCTTTTCTCTTGAAAGCTTCTCAAGGTTTATTTTTGAAACAGTCTGTATTTGATTaaagttttgtttgctttgtttcaaGAGGAACTTAAAAGGGCCATTGGCCTGTAAAcacaaatattcccatttttccactgattctttgcatttttctggGTTTACTGATGAAAAATGTTTCAACAGGGCACGTCTCTGTGTTGTGGGAGCATCTTCCactgctccagccctgaacACACTTTAAGGGGAGAaattttccctgatatccaatcCAAACCTGCATTGGTGCTGATTGAGGCCGttgcctctgctcctgtcctgttccctggagcagaacCCAAGCCCaaggctgtgccctcctgtcaggagctgtgcagagccacaagggcccccctgatccctttttctccaggctgagcccttcccagctccctcagcccctcctggtgtggtggtgttcacaggagtCCCAGGAGGGAAGAtatgagaatcttgactccatgtttcagaaggctgatttataattttatgataCATTAAAGGAGAATAATATACTAGAACTATACTGAAAGGATTTCATCAAAAGGCTTGgacagaatagaaaaaaatgataataaaatcttgtgactgaccagaaagtctgagccagctgggctgtgattggccattaattaaaaacaaccacatgagaccaatcaaagatgcacctgttgcattccacagcagcagataattactgtttttcttttcctctgaggcttctcagcttctcagtagaaaaatcctggcaaagggatttttcataaaatatcatggctacatcCTGGTGCTCTAGCCCCTTCTCCAGTTCCATTCCCATCTCTGGATTCGCTCCAGCTCCTCAATGTATTTCTTTGTCATGAGGAGCCCAAACCTGACCCCAGCATTCGAGGTGTGGCCTCCCCAGTGCCCGGCACAAGGGTCAGTCACTGCTCTGGCACAAGATGTGACCTCCCATCCCTGTTTGCTTTTATCTCGCCCCTCTCCGTGCAGGTTCTAACTGAGCAGCCCTTATGACCAACATGAGCTGGAGCTTCCTCACCCGCCTGCTAGAAGAGATTCACAACCACTCCACCTTCGTGGGGAAGGTCTGGCTCACCGTGCTCATCGTCTTCCGCATCGTCCTGACGGCGGTGGGGGGCGAGTCCATCTACTCCGATGAGCAGAGCAAGTTCACCTGCAACACCAAGCAGCCGGGCTGCGACAACGTCTGCTACGACGCCTTCGCGCCGCTCTCCCACGTCCGCTTCTGGGTCTTCCAGATCATCATGATCTCCACGCCCTCCGTCATGTACCTGGGCTATGCCATCCACAGGATCGCCCGCTCGgccgaggaggaggagaagctcAAGGGCTTCAAGAAGAAGAAGCAGTTTGCCCTCAACTGGCAGGCCGTGCGCAACATGGAGGACGCCATGGAGGCCGACGAGGAGGAGCCCATGATCTCCGACGACGCGGCCGAGCACGACAAGGCCAGCAAGGCCAAGCCCAAGtgcaaggagcagcagaagcacGACGGGAGGAGGCGCATccagcaggaggggctgatGAAGATCTACGTCTTCCAGCTCCTCACCCGGGCTTCCTTCGAGGTGTGCTTCTTGATAGGGCAGTATCTGCTCTACGGTTTTGAGGTGGAAGCATATTACGTCTGCAACAGGGTCCCATGTCCCCACACCGTGGACTGCTTCGTGTCCCGGCCCACGGAGAAGACCATCTTCCTGCTGGTGATGTACGTGGtgagctgcctgtgcctgctgctgaaCATGTGCGAGATGTTCCACCTGGGCTTCGGGACCATCCGCGACGCCATCCGCAACCGCAAAATCAACAGCTTCCGCCAGCCGCCCTACAACTACGCCTACCCCAAGAACATCTCCTGCCCTCCCGAGTACAACCTGGTCGTCAAATCCGAGAAGGCCACCAAGAT
Protein-coding sequences here:
- the GJC2 gene encoding gap junction gamma-2 protein, which produces MTNMSWSFLTRLLEEIHNHSTFVGKVWLTVLIVFRIVLTAVGGESIYSDEQSKFTCNTKQPGCDNVCYDAFAPLSHVRFWVFQIIMISTPSVMYLGYAIHRIARSAEEEEKLKGFKKKKQFALNWQAVRNMEDAMEADEEEPMISDDAAEHDKASKAKPKCKEQQKHDGRRRIQQEGLMKIYVFQLLTRASFEVCFLIGQYLLYGFEVEAYYVCNRVPCPHTVDCFVSRPTEKTIFLLVMYVVSCLCLLLNMCEMFHLGFGTIRDAIRNRKINSFRQPPYNYAYPKNISCPPEYNLVVKSEKATKIPNSLMAHEQNLANVAQEQQCTSPDENLPADLSTLHKHLRVAQEQLDIAFQSYSSTQANTQPSRTSSPASGGTVVEQNRANTAQEKQGAKPKASLEKGSSSSKDGKTSVWI